AATTAAAGGTATTGGTAATCCCACCTTGCCAATCAGGAAGGGCATTTCCTACTTTTACTAATGTATCAGTTTTAACAGTTGGCAAACCATCATCGGCAATCAGCAACTCTCCATCAGCAGTATATTCAAACTTGTATCCATATAAGTCTCCCATTTCGCCTCCTTCCTGGATACGGTTGACAACACCGGCAAAACCGCTATTAGCAAATTCAATAACATCTAAACCTTCCGGCATTTCGGTTACTTCACTTGCTACCGAAGACCAGTTAACTGCAAGATCCCAACTAAAGTCATTATTCTGTATGGGAGTACCATTTACGAGCAGTTCCAGTCCCTCGCTCTCAATTTCTCCGGCATTAGTTGTATACCGCGACAAGCCCGAGGGATTACTAACAGGAAATGCAACAATCTGGTTCTTACTGGTTTGATTAAAGTAAGTAATATCAAAACGCAATCGGTTGTTGAGAAAGCGTAGATCTGTTCCTACCTCAAAAGAAGTAGTAATCTCCGGTTTTAGATTAGGGTCTCCGGCCCGAGTATCTTTACTAAAGCCCCCTACACTACCAAAGGGGAAATCTGAATCTCCTTCAAAATACTGCCCCACACTATAAGCAGGAGCATCTTTCCCAACTTTTGCCCAAGAAAAGCGAACCTTTCCAAAAGGGAACCAATCACTGTTGGCTAACCCCAGATCTTCGGTAAATACATATCCCAAACTAGCTGAGGGATAGAAGAATGACCTATTATCTTCAGGTAAAGTCGAAGACCAGTCGTTACGTCCGGTAAGAGTCAAAAAGTAAGTACCATCATACTCGAGCTTTGCATCAGCAAATACTCCAACTAATCGGCGCAATAAAGCAGACTCATTAGTGAAGATATTTGTAGTATTTGCAAGCGAGCGAAAGTCACTGATATTTAACCCTTCGCCTCTAGTATTCAAGCGCTCCGACTTTACATCCGTAACTTGATTACCTAACACTAATGATCCACTTAACTTCTCACTGAAATCACGATTTGCTCGGAGATACAGATTTGAATTTAACTGTCGATAATTAATCTGCTCTTTTACTAAGAATCCATTAACCTGGGTACCGACATCCAGATTAGGAGGAACAAAGCGCTCTCTGGCATCATTGTAATAATCAGCACCAAATTTGTAATCCAGGGAGAGCCAATCAGTAAAATCATAGCTCAAACCTACATTTCCGATTATGCGGTTAACATCATCCTCAAGTGTACTATGTTCCGCAAAATATCTTGGGTTATCAATAAAACCGGAATTAGGATTACTTCTAAATCCGGAATAATTTTTCTGGTCCCCATCCGGGAACTCATAATCATTTACATCATTAGAAGGAGTCCAATAAGACAAGGAACTCATAATTGATTTATCTCCTCCCGTTGGTCTCACTCCTCCAGAATTCGAGTAATTTACCGACCCCGAAATATCAAAGTCCTCAGAGACTTTATGCGAGCCGGATAATTTAAACGTAGTTCGACTCCATTCTGTATTGGGGACTATACCTTCTTCATTCACATTAGAAATCGAAGAAAAATAAGTCGTATTTTCATTTCCTCCTGAAATACTTAATGAATTACTGATATTCATTGATCGACGGAAAAAGCGTTCAAAGTTATTATACACTTTGGAAGACTCTGTTGTAGGAGGCCCATACTGCCAAAACTCGAAGCCGAATTCACGATAAGGTAAAGCGCCATAATAACCATGCTGGTAATCATCCTGAATCTCTGGCACCTTATTAACTTCGCTAAAACCAACCTTAGAGTTTAGCGTAACCTGAGTATTACCGGCCTCTCCTTTTTTAGTTGTAATTTCTACGACCCCGTTAGCTGCCCTCTGCCCATACAATGCTGTAGCAGCCGGCCCCTTAAGAATCGAAATATTCTTAATATCGTCGGGATTTATATCAGCACCAC
Above is a window of Fodinibius saliphilus DNA encoding:
- a CDS encoding SusC/RagA family TonB-linked outer membrane protein, which produces MNKLLSTLIKRVVILGVFGMVILPITQGCYNVANAQYLTSVSQDAMAESFYSVDEYSSQVPELQKVISVNQQDISRKRVLEMVVSKAGLGLAYNAELQSLNKPITLKYDYITASDAIEQILEATEYEAVISKTREIVLRKRIDLTKTSVVFQQEITGTVTDAETGETMAGVNVFVKNTTVGTSTNEQGQYSLNVPEEADTLVFSFIGYRRTSVPINNRTTIDVEMAPEAQKFDEVVVTSFGIEQEKKSLGYSVQEITGDEIAESGESNLVGALQGKLAGVNIQNTSGAAGAGMDITIRGISSLSPSGDNQPLFVIDGVPVSNETSYGNVLPSEGTNSPGSAEQFSFSNRGADINPDDIKNISILKGPAATALYGQRAANGVVEITTKKGEAGNTQVTLNSKVGFSEVNKVPEIQDDYQHGYYGALPYREFGFEFWQYGPPTTESSKVYNNFERFFRRSMNISNSLSISGGNENTTYFSSISNVNEEGIVPNTEWSRTTFKLSGSHKVSEDFDISGSVNYSNSGGVRPTGGDKSIMSSLSYWTPSNDVNDYEFPDGDQKNYSGFRSNPNSGFIDNPRYFAEHSTLEDDVNRIIGNVGLSYDFTDWLSLDYKFGADYYNDARERFVPPNLDVGTQVNGFLVKEQINYRQLNSNLYLRANRDFSEKLSGSLVLGNQVTDVKSERLNTRGEGLNISDFRSLANTTNIFTNESALLRRLVGVFADAKLEYDGTYFLTLTGRNDWSSTLPEDNRSFFYPSASLGYVFTEDLGLANSDWFPFGKVRFSWAKVGKDAPAYSVGQYFEGDSDFPFGSVGGFSKDTRAGDPNLKPEITTSFEVGTDLRFLNNRLRFDITYFNQTSKNQIVAFPVSNPSGLSRYTTNAGEIESEGLELLVNGTPIQNNDFSWDLAVNWSSVASEVTEMPEGLDVIEFANSGFAGVVNRIQEGGEMGDLYGYKFEYTADGELLIADDGLPTVKTDTLVKVGNALPDWQGGITNTFNYKNISLSFLLEVRMGADAYDSGQRNSIRNGILEITKWRNDEVIFQGVTSDGSPNTTPVRLNQGVYRSSTRFNRASEILVQDASWIRLRNVRLSYDLPAKIIQKIPLKSASFSITGRNLFLNTPFRGFDPEGQQYAAGSNTYGFTGLNIPPTRSLSFSMNLKF